TGTGACCTACAACTTCGCTTTACAACTATTTTGCCTCTTCAGATCAATCCAGACTACCTCAATCATCACATTACCATCAAATAATATGGAATAAATTCAATATGGAACCtctttttattgcatttttcaCTTTGCTACATGAATGAATTCGTATACAAGAGACAATCCTCCTTTTTAAATACCAATCTTATATTCAACGTTGGATGACCattctttattaaaaaaaaatagtttagtACAATTCGAGTAATATACCTCATTAATGAAAAGTGATATACATATACCACGTATTATATGATCACGGTATTGTAAAAAAATTTAGCTCAGGAAAATTTTGTATTAATCTCTCTCATTTTTGGTTGAGTTATGTTTTTATTTACtagatttataaaataaattaaaataagaacTCTCTTTGAAATAAACACTATTTAAAGAACTTTTCAAAGTGAATAAAAGCAGTGATCTAAAAGAggcaaaagaaaaaggaagttATCAACTGAAAGAAAATTTGGTAGAAATCATGTAAGCAATATGATGGGAATAGCTTACCATTagcaagatcaaggagaaaatcAGCAGGATTCATGAAATTAGAACCGGGTGGATAACCAATTGAATCGAAATACTCCATGACCCGACCCGCTTTCCCACTGTAAATCGGACAACCATCGGACAACACCACAACCTTATCAAACATCATATAAAGCCTACTTGAAGGCTGATGAATGGTGGTAACAACCGTCCGGCCACCGCGAGCTAGTCCTCTTAAAGTAGCAACTATACGTTGAGCAGTGGTAGAGTCCAGACCAGAAGTAGGCTCATCAAGCAAAAGCAAACTCGGGTTAACCAACATTTCTTGACCAATACTGACCCGTTTTCTTTCTCCCCCGGATACCCCACGAAACAAAGACCCGCCTACAATACTATTTCTACACCGGGTCAAACCAAGCTCCATTATCACAACCTCAGCTTGCTCTATTTTCTCTTCACGGGTGAGCTTTTTGGGCAGCCTTAAAAGAGCTGCATATGTTAAGGTCTCTAAAACTGTTAGATGAGGGTACAAGACATCATCTTGTGTAACAAACCCTGTTTTACGCTTCATGAAGCTAGAAAACGGCTGGCCATTGTATGTTATTCTGCCGGAGACCTTTCCCGGTAGCCTTCCGGCAAAAGCTGTTAAAAGAGTAGTCTTGCCGCTTCCTGATGGGCCTAACATTGCTAGTAACTCCCCTGGACGAACTATCCCGGTGACACCATTGAGGACACTCCTTGTTGTTTTTGGTTCATTTGGTAAACAACAGGTGTTTGTTTTTCCAGACAAATTAACACTATATGCAACTTCTTCAAACTGCAGAAATCATAAATTAGATTAGAATCAATCGCTTAAGAATATGGAAGTAATTAAAAAAGGTACCTTAAGTGTAATAGGACGTAAGGATTCACGTAAAACAGAGAATGTTGATGAATTTTGGTGAGGTTGATGATTAGGGGATTGAAGTTGTGGTGGAGAGGGGTTAGTGTGAATTGAAGAAAGAGGGGAAGGGGGCTCAGCATGAACAGAAACAGTAGTAGTTTCAGGCCAGTTAGGGAGCATGATGTTAATGttaggtggtggtggtggtgatgGAGTAGAATTACTATTAGTGTCTTGCTGGTGAGGGGGCATCATCTCAGATTCAGACAAATTAAAAGAGAGGAGAGAAATTtagaaagggagaagaagatgaaattGGAAAAACAGAAGATGTGATCAAGGTTTATAAAGTGAGTGAGAAACAAGGCAGGAGAAGTGGACTCGGGTGTGATCCATTATATTACATGATCCTCAGAAAATACCACTTACAATACAACATATATACTACTAACTACTGTTATTATTAACCCAACTACTATTACCATTTGCCTGtcttgggacctgtatttctttttttcctCTATTATCATTATGTATGTTATAccattcttttctttctctatAACTGCTTTTTCTTCTTTACTTTTAACTTGTGTTTGCCACCTGGATATACTAGAATTTGGGATTTCAGATAAGATACAAATATACTATATGGTTATTAGAGGAGAACATATTTAGTGTTAAcgctatttaattttaatccaaCCTTTATTATAAGGTGCAATTTCAAGCATCACAAATGgagaattaaattttttttttattaatagaatATATACAATTTCAAACTTTATTGGATGAACAGAGCACTGAGAGTTGAAAAGTGACTCATAACATGAAACTACTAATCTTTTTGATAACATGTGAATTAGTATTAGTACATGTGTTTCCATTCTAGACAACCAGCACCATATGATCAACAAGAGCTGTGAGATTCAACTAAACAATGACAGTGCATTTCCTCTGACACGTGAATTAATATGAGAATCTCAAAGTCTGACTCTGACTATATCACACTAGAATCAATGAAGTCCAAAATGAGTAGGATATGACTTGCCTAAATTACAGTCAGTTGTCTTTAAAGGAATCCAAAGACGATGATTCTTTATAAATACTCCTAGAAAGCACATACACTCTTCTCTGCAATTATTCTCAATTGGTTAATACTTCATCATATACATCACTAACTTAGGCATTTGAGTGGAGTCGGCAGTCAACGGCCTCGCCTTGAACCAACACCGAAAGGATCCTTTCAGTCATCGGAGTACTTCACAGAATCATGAGTATCAAATGGATGTGGTGAGCGTGCATCTAACTAAAAA
The DNA window shown above is from Euphorbia lathyris chromosome 1, ddEupLath1.1, whole genome shotgun sequence and carries:
- the LOC136234445 gene encoding ABC transporter G family member 21; this translates as MMPPHQQDTNSNSTPSPPPPPNINIMLPNWPETTTVSVHAEPPSPLSSIHTNPSPPQLQSPNHQPHQNSSTFSVLRESLRPITLKFEEVAYSVNLSGKTNTCCLPNEPKTTRSVLNGVTGIVRPGELLAMLGPSGSGKTTLLTAFAGRLPGKVSGRITYNGQPFSSFMKRKTGFVTQDDVLYPHLTVLETLTYAALLRLPKKLTREEKIEQAEVVIMELGLTRCRNSIVGGSLFRGVSGGERKRVSIGQEMLVNPSLLLLDEPTSGLDSTTAQRIVATLRGLARGGRTVVTTIHQPSSRLYMMFDKVVVLSDGCPIYSGKAGRVMEYFDSIGYPPGSNFMNPADFLLDLANGIIPATKHDEQVENNGRSEHHHEDQNAIRQSLISSYRKHLYPSLKSEVTQTFQDSSSSRTLYSIRNNDDQWTTSWCQQFLVLLKRGLRERKHESYSGLRIFQVMSVSILSGLLWWHSDTAHIQDQVGLLFFFSIFWGFFPLFSAIFTFPQERPMLIKERSSGMYRLSSYYFARIAGDLPMELVLPTIFVTITYWMGGLKPSLLTFVLTLLIILFNVLVSQGLGLALGAILMDVKQATTLASVAMLVFLLAGGYYIQHIPPFIAWLKYISFSHYCYKLLVGVQYSANEVYDCGMGMPCRIMDFPAIKYLGLDNKWWDVGALLVMLVGYRLLAYVALRTGQPH